The following are from one region of the Desulfofundulus luciae genome:
- a CDS encoding precorrin-2 dehydrogenase/sirohydrochlorin ferrochelatase family protein has product MLKCYPVSLILSQRPCLVVGGGSVAERKVLSLLACGAKVKVVSPTLTPGLRELVDKGKISYRQGEYETADLAGVFLVIAATDLDEINRWVAAEAMARNMLVNVVDDPPQGNFYVPAVVRRGSLQIAISTDGKSPLLARKIKEELEEHYGPEYGLLVDLLGEIRHDILENTADPRKRRELLTAILDDQVFQLLARGELEQAKERVIDAYHRSRSQP; this is encoded by the coding sequence TTAATTTTATCCCAGCGCCCGTGCCTGGTGGTAGGCGGCGGCAGCGTAGCGGAACGCAAGGTATTATCCCTCCTGGCCTGTGGGGCTAAAGTAAAGGTGGTCAGTCCCACCCTCACTCCAGGCTTACGGGAACTGGTGGATAAAGGTAAAATCAGCTACCGGCAGGGGGAATATGAAACTGCCGACCTTGCAGGCGTCTTTTTAGTAATTGCAGCCACCGACCTGGATGAAATCAACCGATGGGTAGCAGCCGAGGCAATGGCCAGAAATATGCTGGTAAACGTGGTGGACGATCCGCCCCAGGGCAACTTTTATGTCCCGGCAGTGGTAAGACGGGGCTCCCTGCAAATCGCCATCTCCACCGACGGTAAAAGCCCCCTGCTGGCCCGGAAGATTAAAGAAGAACTCGAAGAACATTATGGTCCGGAATACGGTCTTCTGGTTGATTTACTGGGTGAAATACGCCACGATATTTTAGAAAATACAGCCGACCCCCGGAAAAGACGGGAGTTGCTAACGGCCATCCTGGATGATCAGGTTTTTCAGTTGCTGGCCAGGGGAGAACTCGAGCAAGCAAAGGAGCGGGTAATAGATGCTTATCATCGCAGTCGGAGTCAACCATAG
- the hemC gene encoding hydroxymethylbilane synthase, producing the protein MKQEIIIGTRDSQLAMWQAHWVLEKLHKLYPRKRFVLRGMKTRGDHILDVALAKIGDKGLFTKELEVALSVGKIDLAVHSMKDLPTRLPEGLIIGAFCQREYPGDVLISRHGLTLETLPPGARIGTSSLRRTAQLLHFRPDLNVTTIRGNLTTRLRKLEELNLDAIILAYAGIHRLGYDARITQLIPFDICLPAVGQGAIAIEIRANDPEMQELIRPLDDPASRTAITAERALMRKLEGGCQVPIGALGQIQHNQLLLEGAVASLDGRQLVRDSISGPPDQAEQLGEELAVRLIKLGAGGILEKARQEFDLE; encoded by the coding sequence ATGAAGCAGGAAATTATCATCGGCACCCGGGACAGCCAGTTGGCCATGTGGCAGGCCCATTGGGTACTGGAAAAACTGCATAAGTTATATCCCAGGAAAAGGTTTGTCCTGCGCGGTATGAAAACCCGGGGAGACCACATCCTGGATGTGGCCCTGGCTAAAATAGGGGATAAAGGCCTGTTCACTAAAGAACTGGAAGTAGCTCTATCGGTTGGGAAAATTGATCTGGCGGTCCATAGCATGAAGGACCTCCCCACCCGGTTGCCCGAGGGTTTAATCATCGGGGCCTTTTGCCAGCGGGAGTACCCGGGGGACGTGTTGATTTCCCGCCATGGCCTTACCCTGGAAACGCTGCCCCCGGGTGCTCGCATCGGTACCAGCAGCCTGCGGCGCACTGCCCAGTTGCTCCATTTCCGGCCTGACCTTAACGTTACCACCATCCGGGGAAATTTGACCACCCGGCTGCGCAAACTGGAGGAATTAAATCTGGATGCCATAATTCTGGCCTACGCCGGGATACACCGCCTGGGGTACGATGCCCGCATCACCCAGCTTATCCCCTTTGACATCTGCCTGCCCGCCGTAGGCCAGGGAGCCATTGCCATTGAAATTCGCGCAAACGATCCGGAAATGCAGGAATTAATTCGCCCCCTGGATGACCCCGCTTCCCGGACCGCCATTACCGCCGAGAGGGCCCTGATGAGGAAACTGGAAGGCGGCTGCCAGGTACCTATTGGCGCCCTGGGACAAATACAGCATAACCAGTTGCTCCTGGAAGGGGCTGTAGCCAGTCTTGATGGCCGCCAACTGGTGCGGGACAGCATTTCCGGCCCGCCAGACCAGGCAGAACAACTGGGAGAAGAGCTGGCTGTCCGGTTAATAAAACTGGGTGCTGGGGGAATCTTAGAAAAGGCGCGACAGGAGTTTGATCTTGAATGA
- the hemA gene encoding glutamyl-tRNA reductase encodes MLIIAVGVNHRTAPVEIRERLSFSDHSLETSLARLNSYPAIEGCVILSTCNRTEIYAATRELDEGLNAIWDFLSRKSGVDISEIKNCTYAHTLYDTIRHLFRVAAGLDSMILGETQILGQVRHAYQLACRFGATNRVLNTLFQQAIAVGKRVRTETGIDQNAVSISYAAVELAKQQFKDLSGRSVLVIGAGKMSELTARHLVANGVSGVIVSNRSYQRAVNLAAQFNGRAVKFDQLYHYIEEADIIISCTAASHYVVRHNDVAEAIARRQGRELMIIDIAVPRDIDPAVGQLPGVTLYDIDDLQQVVDHNLAQRKKAAVAAESIIEEELDQFMQWLSMQFVVPTIAALKQRGEEIKQKELRRALNRLGDITEHDRKVVSSLANSIVNQLLHVPVTQLKSYALTPEGHLYMKVLQNLFKLEIPGEQSQAGKKPVQDNLATGR; translated from the coding sequence ATGCTTATCATCGCAGTCGGAGTCAACCATAGAACAGCACCTGTGGAAATCCGGGAACGGCTTTCCTTCTCGGATCACTCCCTGGAAACATCTTTGGCCCGGTTAAACAGCTATCCCGCCATTGAAGGGTGTGTCATCCTGTCTACCTGCAACCGGACGGAAATTTACGCCGCCACGCGGGAACTGGACGAGGGGTTAAATGCCATTTGGGATTTCCTCTCCCGAAAATCGGGGGTGGACATTTCTGAAATCAAAAACTGTACCTACGCCCACACCCTCTATGATACCATCCGTCACCTGTTCCGGGTGGCAGCCGGCCTGGATTCCATGATCCTGGGAGAAACTCAAATTCTGGGTCAGGTGCGTCATGCCTACCAGTTGGCCTGCCGGTTCGGGGCAACCAACCGGGTGCTGAACACCCTGTTTCAACAGGCCATCGCCGTGGGCAAACGGGTGCGCACGGAAACTGGTATCGATCAGAACGCCGTATCCATCAGCTATGCCGCCGTGGAGCTGGCCAAACAACAATTCAAGGACCTCTCCGGACGCTCGGTGTTAGTTATTGGCGCAGGCAAGATGAGCGAGCTGACCGCCCGCCACCTGGTAGCCAACGGTGTATCGGGAGTAATTGTTTCCAACCGCTCCTATCAGCGGGCTGTAAACCTGGCCGCCCAGTTTAATGGCCGGGCAGTAAAATTCGATCAACTTTACCACTATATCGAGGAAGCGGATATTATCATCAGTTGTACCGCGGCCTCCCACTATGTGGTGCGCCATAACGACGTGGCGGAAGCCATTGCCCGCCGCCAGGGCCGGGAGCTGATGATCATCGATATTGCGGTACCCCGGGACATTGACCCGGCGGTGGGCCAGTTGCCGGGAGTAACCCTTTATGATATAGATGATCTGCAACAGGTGGTCGATCACAACCTGGCCCAGCGCAAAAAGGCTGCCGTGGCGGCAGAAAGTATCATTGAAGAAGAACTGGATCAGTTTATGCAATGGTTAAGTATGCAGTTTGTCGTACCTACCATTGCCGCTTTAAAGCAACGGGGAGAAGAAATCAAACAAAAGGAATTGCGCCGGGCACTCAACCGGCTGGGGGACATTACCGAACATGATCGCAAGGTGGTCAGTTCCCTGGCCAACTCCATTGTTAATCAGCTTTTGCACGTCCCGGTAACCCAACTGAAGTCCTATGCTCTTACCCCTGAGGGTCACCTGTACATGAAAGTATTACAGAATCTTTTCAAACTGGAAATTCCAGGGGAACAATCCCAGGCCGGCAAAAAGCCTGTGCAGGATAACCTGGCCACCGGCAGGTAA
- the cobA gene encoding uroporphyrinogen-III C-methyltransferase, with protein sequence MKKGTVYLVGAGPGDPGLITVKGLACIQKADVIVYDRLASPKLLSHAAPGAELIYVGKSPAGHAMTQEEINQLLVERALKGQVVVRLKGGDPFVFGRGGEEAEALAEAGVPFEVVPGITSVVAVPAYAGIPVTHRNCTSTLAVITGNEDPSKESSRINWEKLATGADTLVLLMGMANLESIVKQLTSHGRDPQTPVAVICWGTRPEQKTVVGTLANIVSRTMEAGVTNPAVIIVGEVVTLREKLSWYEKKPLFGKRVLVTRSREQASQLSRAIEALGGEAVEFPTIQIVEPESYEPMDAAIARLDSYRWIIFTSVNGVRFFFARLLQQGKDVRDLKGANLCAIGPKTKEALERYALKVTYVPDEYRAEQIIAGLKGQIKPGDRILLPRADIARKVLTELLSGLGAVVDEVVAYRTIPAGEDTQLVRQMLAEGKIHIITFTSSSTVRNFVELLKEYKLPRLLQGVTVACIGPVTAQTARELGLPVHVQARRYTIEGLLEVVIEAAQGRNHDDQYQ encoded by the coding sequence ATGAAAAAGGGAACTGTTTATTTGGTAGGAGCAGGTCCCGGGGATCCGGGACTGATTACTGTTAAGGGTCTGGCCTGTATTCAAAAAGCCGACGTTATTGTTTACGACCGCCTGGCCAGTCCCAAGCTGTTATCCCATGCTGCTCCCGGAGCAGAGCTGATTTATGTGGGCAAAAGCCCCGCCGGACATGCCATGACCCAGGAAGAAATCAACCAGCTCCTGGTAGAAAGGGCTCTCAAAGGACAGGTGGTTGTGCGCCTGAAAGGGGGGGACCCCTTTGTTTTTGGCCGGGGCGGGGAAGAGGCCGAGGCTTTGGCGGAAGCAGGCGTCCCCTTTGAAGTGGTGCCGGGAATCACCTCGGTTGTTGCCGTACCGGCCTATGCGGGCATTCCGGTTACCCACCGGAATTGCACCTCTACCCTGGCAGTGATCACGGGCAACGAGGATCCCTCTAAGGAAAGTTCCCGCATTAACTGGGAAAAGCTGGCGACCGGGGCGGACACTTTGGTTCTTCTGATGGGCATGGCCAACCTGGAATCCATTGTCAAACAGCTCACTAGCCACGGTCGTGACCCCCAAACACCGGTGGCGGTAATCTGCTGGGGAACCCGTCCGGAGCAAAAAACCGTCGTGGGTACTTTAGCAAATATTGTTTCCCGGACCATGGAAGCAGGCGTTACCAACCCGGCCGTAATCATTGTGGGCGAAGTGGTAACCCTGCGGGAAAAGCTGTCCTGGTACGAAAAGAAGCCCCTTTTCGGGAAACGGGTCCTGGTCACCCGGAGCCGGGAACAGGCCAGCCAGTTATCCCGGGCCATTGAGGCGCTGGGAGGAGAAGCGGTGGAGTTTCCCACCATCCAAATCGTGGAACCGGAAAGCTACGAACCCATGGATGCAGCCATTGCCCGGCTGGATTCCTACCGCTGGATTATCTTTACCAGCGTCAATGGTGTGCGCTTCTTCTTTGCCCGTCTGCTGCAACAGGGGAAAGATGTGCGGGATCTAAAAGGGGCTAATCTTTGCGCCATCGGACCCAAAACTAAAGAAGCCCTGGAAAGGTATGCTTTGAAAGTTACTTACGTACCCGATGAATACCGGGCAGAACAAATCATTGCCGGTTTAAAAGGCCAGATCAAACCCGGCGACCGCATCCTTTTACCCCGGGCGGACATTGCGCGGAAAGTGTTGACCGAACTGCTATCCGGCCTGGGAGCAGTGGTTGACGAGGTGGTGGCCTACCGCACCATACCAGCCGGGGAGGATACCCAACTGGTCAGGCAAATGCTGGCTGAAGGAAAGATTCACATCATTACCTTTACCAGCTCGTCTACCGTGCGCAATTTCGTCGAACTGCTGAAAGAATACAAGCTGCCCCGGTTGCTCCAGGGAGTAACGGTGGCCTGTATCGGCCCGGTAACGGCCCAGACCGCCCGGGAATTGGGCCTGCCCGTGCACGTACAGGCGCGCCGCTATACCATTGAAGGCCTGCTGGAGGTCGTCATTGAGGCAGCCCAAGGGAGGAATCACGATGATCAGTATCAGTAG